A single Augochlora pura isolate Apur16 chromosome 2, APUR_v2.2.1, whole genome shotgun sequence DNA region contains:
- the Fatp3 gene encoding fatty acid transport protein 3 isoform X1: protein MAARELVIAALAVFITGYLLTGKRRRFVYALYKTLPRDLLGAYRFIRVNILLWWWETRQLTVAKVFSSFATAHPEKIAYIFENKEWTYQELEEYSNRLGRYFISTSLTRGCRVALIMESRPEYVGTWLGLSKAGYVSALINTNLRHEVLVHSMKAADCKAVIFGAEFAEAIRDVKDKIPELTLYQWSELSDTECLEGAIDLNTKLRNVDPAPLVEEIARGTPRDKLIYIYTSGTTGMPKAAVITNLRFMLMSCGVYYMLNLRSTDRIYNSLPLYHTAGGLIGVGQSLLCGLTVVLRRRFSASKFWPDCVHYECTVAQYIGEICRYLLTVPPNPCDKKHKVRLIFGNGLRPHIWKPFLERYNVAQIGEFYGATEGNSNLVNIDNKIGAVGFVPLCSGSLYPVALLKIDEETGEPVRGPDGLCMRCKPGEPGIFVGKINPKKVLNDFCGYADKKASEQKVLRDVFQKGDRVFNSGDILVMDELGYFYFKDRTGDTFRWRGENVATSEVEAIVSNVIGLKDAAVYGVEVPHVEGKAGMAAIYDPDNTCNIKEMAEGVKKALPSYARPLFVRVLSELPMTGTFKLKKKDLQLEGFNIKKITDTVYFLDNTGTYVKLTEQLYNDILEGRARL, encoded by the exons GGGTGCGTACAGGTTCATTCGTGTGAATATCCTACTATGGTGGTGGGAAACGCGACAGCTCACGGTGGCGAAGGTGTTCTCCAGTTTTGCTACCGCTCATCCCGAGAAAATTGCCTACATCTTCGAGAACAAGGAATGGACCTATCAAGAG CTGGAAGAGTACAGCAACCGGCTGGGGCGGTACTTCATTTCGACGTCATTGACTCGAGGGTGCAGGGTCGCTTTGATCATGGAAAGTCGACCCGAATACGTGGGCACGTGGCTCGGTTTGAGCAAGGCTGGCTACGTGAGCGCACTTATCAACACGAATCTTCGTCACGAGGTGTTGGTGCACAGCATGAAGGCGGCTGACTGCAAAGCAGTGATTTTTGGCGCGGAGTTTGCAGAGG CGATTCGTGACGTCAAAGACAAAATCCCAGAACTGACCTTGTACCAGTGGTCGGAACTGTCGGATACAGAGTGTTTAGAAGGCGCAATCGATCTGAACACAAAACTCCGCAATGTCGATCCGGCGCCTCTCGTCGAGGAGATAGCTCGCGGTACGCCCCGCGATAAATTGATCTACATCTATACGTCGGGAACTACTGGCATGCCAAAGGCAGCAGTCATCACTAATCTAAG GTTCATGCTGATGTCGTGCGGAGTTTACTACATGCTAAACCTGCGTTCGACCGatcgaatttataattcgttGCCGCTTTATCACACTGCGGGCGGATTAATCGGAGTTGGACAATCACTGTTGTGCGGCCTTACGGTGGTGCTCCGCAGACGTTTCAGCGCTTCGAAATTCTGGCCTGACTGCGTCCACTACGAATGCACT GTCGCCCAATACATCGGTGAAATATGCCGATACTTGCTCACGGTTCCGCCAAATCCCTGCGACAAGAAGCACAAGGTTCGCCTGATATTCGGGAACGGACTCAGACCCCACATCTGGAAGCCCTTCCTCGAAAGATACAATGTTGCTCAAATAGGCGAATTCTATGGTGCCACGGAAGGAAATTCCAATCTCg TGAACATCGATAACAAAATCGGCGCCGTGGGATTCGTACCACTCTGTTCAGGCTCCTTATACCCAGTGGCTCTATTGAAAATCGACGAGGAAACTGGAGAACCCGTCAGAGGACCTGACGGCTTGTGCATGCGTTGCAAACCTG GCGAGCCAGGCATCTTCGTGGGCAAGATAAACCCAAAGAAGGTACTAAACGACTTCTGCGGTTACGCGGACAAAAAAGCGTCCGAGCAGAAGGTCCTGCGAGACGTATTCCAGAAGGGCGACCGTGTCTTCAATTCTG GTGATATTTTGGTAATGGATGAATTGGGCTACTTCTACTTCAAGGACAGGACCGGTGACACCTTCAG GTGGCGTGGCGAAAATGTGGCCACCTCGGAAGTCGAAGCTATCGTCAGCAACGTGATAGGGTTGAAGGACGCAGCCGTTTATGGCGTCGAG GTACCTCATGTCGAAGGGAAGGCTGGTATGGCAGCTATTTACGACCCGGATAATACGTGCAACATCAAGGAAATGGCGGAAGGTGTGAAGAAAGCACTACCGTCTTACGCCAGGCCACTTTTCGTTCGAGTTCTATCAGAATTGCCAATGACTG GCACGTTTAAGTTGAAGAAAAAAGATCTCCAGTTGGAAggttttaacattaaaaag ATAACAGACACAGTGTATTTTCTGGATAACACGGGCACTTACGTGAAACTCACGGAACAGCTATACAATGACATCCTCGAGGGCAGGGCTCGGCTATAA
- the Fatp3 gene encoding fatty acid transport protein 3 isoform X2, which yields MKPRALYRSYRGAYRFIRVNILLWWWETRQLTVAKVFSSFATAHPEKIAYIFENKEWTYQELEEYSNRLGRYFISTSLTRGCRVALIMESRPEYVGTWLGLSKAGYVSALINTNLRHEVLVHSMKAADCKAVIFGAEFAEAIRDVKDKIPELTLYQWSELSDTECLEGAIDLNTKLRNVDPAPLVEEIARGTPRDKLIYIYTSGTTGMPKAAVITNLRFMLMSCGVYYMLNLRSTDRIYNSLPLYHTAGGLIGVGQSLLCGLTVVLRRRFSASKFWPDCVHYECTVAQYIGEICRYLLTVPPNPCDKKHKVRLIFGNGLRPHIWKPFLERYNVAQIGEFYGATEGNSNLVNIDNKIGAVGFVPLCSGSLYPVALLKIDEETGEPVRGPDGLCMRCKPGEPGIFVGKINPKKVLNDFCGYADKKASEQKVLRDVFQKGDRVFNSGDILVMDELGYFYFKDRTGDTFRWRGENVATSEVEAIVSNVIGLKDAAVYGVEVPHVEGKAGMAAIYDPDNTCNIKEMAEGVKKALPSYARPLFVRVLSELPMTGTFKLKKKDLQLEGFNIKKITDTVYFLDNTGTYVKLTEQLYNDILEGRARL from the exons ATGAAACCACGAGCGCTGTACCGCAGCTACAG GGGTGCGTACAGGTTCATTCGTGTGAATATCCTACTATGGTGGTGGGAAACGCGACAGCTCACGGTGGCGAAGGTGTTCTCCAGTTTTGCTACCGCTCATCCCGAGAAAATTGCCTACATCTTCGAGAACAAGGAATGGACCTATCAAGAG CTGGAAGAGTACAGCAACCGGCTGGGGCGGTACTTCATTTCGACGTCATTGACTCGAGGGTGCAGGGTCGCTTTGATCATGGAAAGTCGACCCGAATACGTGGGCACGTGGCTCGGTTTGAGCAAGGCTGGCTACGTGAGCGCACTTATCAACACGAATCTTCGTCACGAGGTGTTGGTGCACAGCATGAAGGCGGCTGACTGCAAAGCAGTGATTTTTGGCGCGGAGTTTGCAGAGG CGATTCGTGACGTCAAAGACAAAATCCCAGAACTGACCTTGTACCAGTGGTCGGAACTGTCGGATACAGAGTGTTTAGAAGGCGCAATCGATCTGAACACAAAACTCCGCAATGTCGATCCGGCGCCTCTCGTCGAGGAGATAGCTCGCGGTACGCCCCGCGATAAATTGATCTACATCTATACGTCGGGAACTACTGGCATGCCAAAGGCAGCAGTCATCACTAATCTAAG GTTCATGCTGATGTCGTGCGGAGTTTACTACATGCTAAACCTGCGTTCGACCGatcgaatttataattcgttGCCGCTTTATCACACTGCGGGCGGATTAATCGGAGTTGGACAATCACTGTTGTGCGGCCTTACGGTGGTGCTCCGCAGACGTTTCAGCGCTTCGAAATTCTGGCCTGACTGCGTCCACTACGAATGCACT GTCGCCCAATACATCGGTGAAATATGCCGATACTTGCTCACGGTTCCGCCAAATCCCTGCGACAAGAAGCACAAGGTTCGCCTGATATTCGGGAACGGACTCAGACCCCACATCTGGAAGCCCTTCCTCGAAAGATACAATGTTGCTCAAATAGGCGAATTCTATGGTGCCACGGAAGGAAATTCCAATCTCg TGAACATCGATAACAAAATCGGCGCCGTGGGATTCGTACCACTCTGTTCAGGCTCCTTATACCCAGTGGCTCTATTGAAAATCGACGAGGAAACTGGAGAACCCGTCAGAGGACCTGACGGCTTGTGCATGCGTTGCAAACCTG GCGAGCCAGGCATCTTCGTGGGCAAGATAAACCCAAAGAAGGTACTAAACGACTTCTGCGGTTACGCGGACAAAAAAGCGTCCGAGCAGAAGGTCCTGCGAGACGTATTCCAGAAGGGCGACCGTGTCTTCAATTCTG GTGATATTTTGGTAATGGATGAATTGGGCTACTTCTACTTCAAGGACAGGACCGGTGACACCTTCAG GTGGCGTGGCGAAAATGTGGCCACCTCGGAAGTCGAAGCTATCGTCAGCAACGTGATAGGGTTGAAGGACGCAGCCGTTTATGGCGTCGAG GTACCTCATGTCGAAGGGAAGGCTGGTATGGCAGCTATTTACGACCCGGATAATACGTGCAACATCAAGGAAATGGCGGAAGGTGTGAAGAAAGCACTACCGTCTTACGCCAGGCCACTTTTCGTTCGAGTTCTATCAGAATTGCCAATGACTG GCACGTTTAAGTTGAAGAAAAAAGATCTCCAGTTGGAAggttttaacattaaaaag ATAACAGACACAGTGTATTTTCTGGATAACACGGGCACTTACGTGAAACTCACGGAACAGCTATACAATGACATCCTCGAGGGCAGGGCTCGGCTATAA
- the LOC144478505 gene encoding 5-oxoprolinase yields MCQKKFEFAIDRGGTFTDVYARCPGGKVRVMKLLSVDPANYQDAPREAIRRILEQETGQKIDGEIDTSLISWIRMGTTVATNALLERKGANMALLINEGFRDLLFIGNQARPNIFDLKVVTPEVLYKDVVEVKCRTIPALPGRCYLDSKQWKRVKGSTGEDLFVIQELDEEKLKKDLKELRRSGIESLAVVLAHSYMFAEHEVRVGELARDAGFSQVSLSHEVMPMVRIVPRGFTACADAYLTPHIKQYLEGFSSGFKDKLQGVNVLFMQSDGGLTPMNSFNGSRAILSGPAGGVVGYAMTTYEKETNLPVIGFDMGGTSTDVSRYGGSYEHVYESTTAGVTIQAAQLDVNTVAAGGGSMLFFRSGLFEVGPRSAGAHPGPACYKKNGPLAVTDANLALGRLLPEYFPKIFGPKENEPLDRSRTMEAFETLTGQINEFLAKEGQKTKMAVEEVAMGFVKVANETMCRPIRALTQAKGYDPSRHVLACFGGAGGQHACAIARSLGMDTVFVHKYAGILSAYGMALADVVQEAQEPSAEVYEAESFARLDERLDCLTKKVRAKLLKQGFAESQIITQPFLHLRYHGTDCALMCTPNQESTVEGMKHGDFLTTFLDRYQTEFGFTMPNRKVLVNDVRVRGVGKTDLEENPVLPSSKEPPKVEKTTMVYFENGYLETKVYQLASLSPGHAIPGPAIIMDSLSTLLIEPDCTASITVRGDVKITIGQGLKTEITTDLDTIQLSIFSHRFMSIAEQMGRILQRTSISTNIKERLDFSCAVFGPDGGLVSNAPHIPVHLGAMQETVQYQMRFFKGEFSRGDVILANHPAAGGSHLPDLTVITPVFYKDVEKPVFFVASRGHHADIGGITPGSMPPHSTTLMQEGATFKSFLLVHKGVFREKELTEELMAPGKIPGSSGSRNLSDNFSDLKAQISANHKGSLLVNELIDIYGLDVVQAYMGHIQRNAETAVRDMLKSVGKKLLEETGSTVATAVDYMDDGSAIKFALRIDIEKGEAVCDFSGTGYEVWGNCNAPRAITLSALIYCLRCIVARDIPLNQGCLKPVKVIIPKGSLLDPSEEAAVVGGNVLTSQRVVDVILQAFGACAASQGCMNNITLGTEEWGYYETVAGGSGAGPTWDGRGGVHTHMTNTRITDLEILELRYPVILNKFSLRPGSGGDGAHRGGDGVIREMTFRTPMTLSVLTERRVQSPPGLAGGFRGKSGRNTLRRADGRKINLGPKTAVTVCPGDTFILESPGGGGYGLPGAETSLIKENNQEFVERGSVFEYRKAQESV; encoded by the exons ATGTGTCAGAAGAAATTTGAGTTCGCCATAGATCGTGGCGGAACGTTTACCGACGTATACGCCAGGTGTCCGGGCGGCAAAGTTCGAGTGATGAAACTGCTGTCCGTTGATCCTGCAAACTATCAGGACGCGCCACGGGAAGCAATCCGCAGGATCCTCGAACAG GAGACTGGACAGAAGATCGACGGAGAGATTGATACTTCGTTGATATCATGGATCCGAATGGGAACTACCGTGGCGACGAACGCGTTGTTGGAAAGAAAGGGCGCAAACATGGCCCTTTTGATAAACGAGGGCTTCAGAGATCTGCTTTTTATTGGGAACCAAGCACGACCGAATATTTTTGACCTG AAAGTGGTCACGCCGGAAGTGCTTTACAAGGATGTCGTAGAAGTGAAGTGCAGGACAATACCGGCTCTGCCTGGCAGATGCTACCTGGACAGTAAACAATGGAAAAGAGTGAAAGGTTCTACAGGAGAGGATTTGTTCGTAATCCAGGAACTTGATGAAGAGAAGTTGAAGAAGGACCTGAAGGAGCTGCGCCGTTCTGGGATCGAGAGTTTGGCTGTGGTCCTGGCGCATAGTTACAT GTTCGCTGAACACGAAGTTAGAGTCGGTGAGCTGGCGAGGGATGCTGGCTTCTCCCAGGTTTCCCTTTCTCACGAAGTCATGCCAATGGTGAGAATCGTTCCTAGAGGCTTCACTGCTTGTGCGGATGCGTATTTGACCCCACACATTAAACAGTACCTAGAG GGCTTCTCATCCGGATTCAAGGACAAACTGCAAGGCGTGAACGTCCTGTTCATGCAGAGCGATGGTGGCCTGACACCAATGAACTC ATTTAATGGATCTCGAGCTATACTCTCTGGACCAGCTGGAGGTGTGGTTGGTTACGCTATGACGACTTATGAAAAAGAAACCAATTTACCAGTGATCGGTTTCGATATGGGAGGGACTTCGACCGACGTGAGTCGTTACGGAGGCAGCTACGAGCATGTCTATGAAAGTACCACGGCTGGCGTGACGATCCAAGCTGCACAG TTGGACGTGAACACAGTAGCAGCAGGCGGTGGATCGATGCTTTTCTTTAGATCAGGGCTCTTCGAGGTCGGACCCAGAAGCGCGGGAGCCCATCCCGGACCAGCTTGTTACAAGAAAAATGGCCCTCTGGCAGTGACCGACGCAAACTTAGCTTTGGGTAGGCTGTTGCCGGAGTATTTCCCGAAAATATTCGGACCGAAGGAAAATGAACCGCTGGACAGATCGCGGACTATGGAGGCGTTTGAGACACTAACCGGTCAG ATAAACGAATTTTTAGCAAAAGAAGGCCAGAAGACGAAGATGGCAGTCGAAGAAGTGGCGATGGGTTTCGTCAAAGTGGCGAACGAAACAATGTGTAGGCCTATAAGAGCTCTAACACAG GCAAAGGGCTACGACCCTTCCCGCCACGTTTTAGCTTGTTTCGGAGGCGCGGGTGGACAACACGCGTGTGCCATTGCACGCTCGCTTGGAATGGACACGGTTTTCGTTCACAAATACGCTGGGATTTTGTCCGCATATGGAATGGCGTTGGCGGACGTGGTACAAGAGGCTCAGGAGCCCAGTGCTGAAGTTTATGAGGCTG AATCGTTTGCTCGACTGGATGAGCGATTGGATTGTTTAACAAAGAAAGTTCGAGCTAAATTGTTGAAGCAAGGGTTTGCCGAGTCTCAGATAATCACCCAACCATTTTTGCATCTGCGTTATCACGGAACAGATTGCGCGCTAATGTGTACACCTAATCAAGAAAGTACTGTCGAAGGCATGAAGCATGGCGACTTTCTTACAACATTCCTAGACAG GTATCAAACGGAATTCGGATTTACTATGCCGAATCGGAAGGTTTTGGTGAACGACGTCAGAGTCCGGGGAGTGGGGAAGACTGACCTTGAAGAAAACCCTGTTCTACCCTCGTCTAAGGAACCTCCGAAGGTGGAAAAG ACAACCATGGTTTACTTCGAGAACGGCTATCTCGAGACAAAGGTCTACCAATTGGCTTCGTTGTCGCCTGGCCACGCGATCCCTGGGCCGGCGATTATAATGGACAGCCTGAGCACTCTTCTGATCGAGCCCGATTGCACCGCGTCGATCACAGTTCGTGGCGACGTCAAGATTACGATCGGTCAAGGTCTCAAGACGGAGATCACGACCGACTTAGACACTATACAGCTCAGCATTTTTTCTCACCGTTTTATGAGTATTGCCGAGCAGATGGGCAG GATTCTCCAGAGGACTTCGATCTCCACGAACATAAAAGAGCGATTAGACTTTTCCTGCGCCGTTTTCGGACCGGATGGTGGACTAGTCTCCAACGCGCCGCACATACCGGTTCATCTAGGTGCCATGCAGGAGACGGTGCAGTATCAAATGAGGTTCTTCAAGGGCGAGTTCTCGAGGGGCGATGTTATACTTGCGAATCATCCAGCAGCGGGTGGATCGCATCTTCCGGACCTCACTGTCATAACTCCCGTGTTTTACAA GGATGTAGAGAAGCCGGTATTCTTCGTTGCTAGCAGAGGTCATCACGCCGACATCGGCGGGATCACGCCTGGTTCCATGCCACCACATTCCACTACGTTGATGCAG GAAGGCGCTACTTTCAAAAGTTTCCTGCTGGTGCACAAAGGTGTGTTTCGCGAGAAAGAACTGACCGAAGAATTGATGGCACCTGGAAAGATTCCAGGAAGTTCTGGGTCCAGGAATCTCAGTGACAATTTCAGCGATTTAAAGGCGCAGATTTCGGCGAATCACAAG GGTTCATTGCTGGTGAACGAATTGATTGATATATACGGTTTGGACGTTGTACAAGCCTACATGGGTCACATTCAACGTAATGCGGAAACTGCAGTGAGGGACATGCTGAAATCCGTCGGGAAAAAGCTTCTAGAGGAAACCGGAAGTACCGTTGCCACTGCAGTGGATTACATGGACGACGGAAGCGCCATTAAATTCGCTCTTCGTATCGACATCGAGAAGGGCGAAGCTGTCTGTGATTTCAG TGGTACGGGGTACGAAGTGTGGGGAAATTGTAATGCACCGCGTGCCATTACCTTGTCTGCGCTGATCTACTGTCTGAGGTGTATTGTTGCTAGAGACATTCCGTTGAATCAG GGTTGTCTGAAGCCAGTCAAGGTAATTATTCCCAAAGGATCACTTTTGGATCCATCGGAAGAAGCTGCGGTGGTTGGTGGCAATGTTCTGACGTCCCAACGTGTCGTAGATGTAATTCTCCAAGCTTTTGGAGCTTGTGCTGCATCGCAGGGTTGCATGAACAATATCACATTAGGCACGGAAGAGTGGGGATATTATGAAACTGTCGCCGGAGGCAGTGGGGCT GGGCCAACGTGGGACGGCAGAGGGGGGGTTCACACTCACATGACCAATACTAGGATTACCGATCTAGAAATATTGGAACTTCGGTATCCTGTTATTCTGAATAAGTTCTCTCTGCGTCCCGGAAGTGGAGGCGATGGTGCCCACCGCGGTGGCGATGGTGTCATACGTGAAATGACGTTTAG GACACCGATGACACTATCGGTGCTGACAGAGAGAAGGGTGCAAAGCCCGCCTGGCTTAGCAGGAGGATTTCGAGGCAAGTCCGGGAGGAACACGCTGAGAAGAGCCGACGGTAGAAAGATCAACTTGGGCCCGAAGACTGCGGTGACAGTCTGTCCAGGG GACACGTTTATTCTGGAAAGTCCTGGCGGAGGAGGTTACGGTTTACCTG